The Oceanicaulis alexandrii DSM 11625 DNA segment CAACGCGGCGCGAGCTATCAGTCGATCCGGGTAGAGCTTGATGGCGAAACCGGCCTGACCGAACTTCAGGACTATGTGGAAAACGAACCGCGTCTGGATCTCGATGTAGAAACGGAGAAGGACTTCTTCGCCCAATCAGCGGGTGGGTTGTCCAATCTGATCATGTATCTGGGCTGGCCTTTGGCCATCATCATGGCCGTCGGCGCGCTCGCCGGGGCGTGGAACGCCATGTACGCCTCGGTGGATTCGCGCATTCGCGAGATCGCCACCTTGCGGACTTTGGGCTTTTCAGGTTTCGCCGCCTTTGTGGGAACGCTGGTGGAGTCCCTGATGCTCGCCTTTATCGGCGGCCTTGTAGGGGCCTTGATCACCTATTTCGTCTTTGACGGCGTGAGCGCATCCACCCTTGGCGGCAGCTTCACACAAGTGGTGTTCTCGTTCGCGGTAACGCCCGCAGCGGTGGTGAACGGGGTGGTCCTGGCGCTGCTGGTGGGCTTGCTGGGCGGCTTTTTCCCGGCCTTGCGCGCCTCTCGCGTGCCGCTCCTGGAAGTGCACGGCTAGACGCCTTCGGGGCGGGTCTGACTCTCAGCCAAGCGCCTGAGTCAGATCCGCCCAGAGGTCGTCCACATCCTCAAGTCCCACAGACAGGCGCAGAAGAGCGCCTTCGGCTGTCCAGGGCACGGCGGTGCGCCGGATCTGGCGGTCGCAGGGCAGGATCAGGCTTTCATAGCCGCCCCAGCTGAACCCCAGGCGAAACAGATGCAGAGACTCTGCAATCGCTTCGCCCGCCCGCGCGTCCATCCCGTCCAGCACAAAGGCGAAACAGCCCGATGAGCCGCTGAACTGGCGCGCGAACAGGGCATGGTCGGGATGGCTCTCAAGGCCTGGATGCAACACGCGGGCGATCCTGGGGTGATCCTCAAGCTGGCGGGCGATGGCGAGACCAGAAGCGCCGGAGCGTTCGATCCGCAAGGACAATGTCCGCAAACCGCGCAGGCACAGATAAGCGTCATCGGGCGAAACATGGCCGCCGAACAAGACATCCTTGTCTTTCAGGCGCGCCGCCGCGTCTCCGCGCGCGGCCACCGCCCCCATCAGGAAATCGGAATGCCCGCCGACATATTTGGTCAGCGCCTGGGCTGCGTAATCCACGCCCAGCTCAAGCGGATTCAT contains these protein-coding regions:
- the metC gene encoding cystathionine beta-lyase, with amino-acid sequence MKRDTRLIHSGQPRRSDDLVNPPIERASTVVAPSTAELYNPTPPRRHYGRGGLSPNTELRDAIAQLYEADHVALAPSGLASVILALRTALPEQPSGMQALITDSAYGPVRRFCDEELPRYGVTPVYYDPRIGADISTLLAKPTALVLLEAPGSLTFEVQDIAAIARAARDAGAASVIDDTWSAGLLMNPLELGVDYAAQALTKYVGGHSDFLMGAVAARGDAAARLKDKDVLFGGHVSPDDAYLCLRGLRTLSLRIERSGASGLAIARQLEDHPRIARVLHPGLESHPDHALFARQFSGSSGCFAFVLDGMDARAGEAIAESLHLFRLGFSWGGYESLILPCDRQIRRTAVPWTAEGALLRLSVGLEDVDDLWADLTQALG